In Opitutus sp., one genomic interval encodes:
- the metH gene encoding methionine synthase, which produces MVLVLSFRKSAGRKRKIKIKRKDNSDLPVTQSAASSFLVVGERTNITGSPKFAKALKAGDWDACLAIAKQQVESGANIIDINVDEALIEGETTMVKFLNLIAAEPDITRVPVMIDSSKWSVLEAGLQCLQGKGIVNSISLKDGETEFLRRAHRLMRYGAAAVVMAFDEQGQAATRDEKVRICTRAYRLLVDTLGFPPEDIIFDPNILTVATGIEEHNNYAVDFIEATRIIKATLPYAKVSGGLSNVSFSFRGNNPVREAIHTVFLYHAIKAGMDMAIVNAGMLGNYDEIEPELRQLCEDVILNRHPDATEKLIVKADEIKAHETAAKASPSELSALSSQLSAASAWRNLSVEERLSHALVKGIDTFVEQDTEECRQKYPRPLDIIEGPLMDGMRVVGDLFGAGKMFLPQVVKSARVMKRSVAYLTPFMEAEKARAAAAGEATRAQGKFLIATVKGDVHDIGKNIVGVVLACNNYEVVDLGVMVSCDKILAKAKEIGADVIGLSGLITPSLDEMVHVAKEMKRLGFTVPLLVGGATTSPAHTAVKVAPEYPHGVVHVLDASRVVNVVSSLLSPTQKPAFLAEVVAKQEKSREEFAARRNKRPLLSLDQARARAPQFHWATTDLPKPAFLGTQVYHDASVKELLEKEFIDWGPFFSAWELHGRYPEILTDEVVGEEATKLMADAQEMFARIIRENRFQPKAVQTFWSANSVGDSVEIYTDETRTQVLHTFHFLRQQLEKPADQFNHCLADYIAPKSSGRADYLGSFAVTAGDGVEKFSHEFKAAGDDYNAIMVQALGDRIAEAMAEFFHKKTRDLCGYGLTENLSAYDIIREKYRSIRPAPGYPACPDHRHKPQLWNLVPVEKEIGIGLTESCAMYPASSVSGFYFNHPESKYFAVGKLGRDQVTEYAGRSGWTLAECEKWLGPYLDYDPS; this is translated from the coding sequence ATCGTTCTCGTTCTCTCTTTCCGAAAGTCAGCCGGAAGAAAGAGAAAGATTAAGATAAAGAGGAAAGATAACTCCGACCTTCCCGTGACCCAATCCGCCGCCTCCTCCTTCCTCGTCGTTGGTGAACGCACCAACATCACCGGCTCGCCCAAGTTCGCCAAGGCCCTCAAGGCCGGCGACTGGGACGCCTGCCTCGCCATCGCCAAACAACAGGTCGAATCCGGCGCCAACATCATCGACATCAACGTCGACGAGGCGCTCATCGAGGGCGAAACCACCATGGTCAAGTTCCTCAACTTGATCGCCGCCGAGCCCGACATCACCCGCGTGCCGGTCATGATCGACTCCTCCAAGTGGTCCGTCCTAGAAGCGGGCCTGCAATGCCTCCAGGGCAAAGGCATCGTCAATTCCATCTCGCTCAAGGACGGCGAAACCGAGTTCCTGCGCCGCGCCCACCGGCTCATGCGCTACGGCGCCGCCGCCGTGGTGATGGCCTTCGATGAACAAGGCCAGGCCGCCACCCGCGACGAAAAAGTCCGCATCTGCACCCGCGCCTACCGGCTACTCGTCGACACCCTCGGCTTCCCGCCCGAGGACATCATTTTTGACCCCAACATCCTCACCGTCGCCACCGGCATCGAGGAGCACAATAATTACGCGGTCGATTTCATTGAGGCCACGCGGATCATCAAAGCGACCCTGCCCTACGCCAAAGTTTCCGGCGGTCTTTCCAACGTCTCCTTCAGCTTCCGCGGCAACAATCCGGTGCGCGAAGCCATCCACACCGTGTTCCTCTACCACGCCATCAAGGCGGGCATGGACATGGCGATCGTCAACGCCGGCATGTTGGGCAACTACGACGAGATCGAGCCCGAGCTGCGTCAGCTCTGCGAGGACGTCATCCTCAATCGCCACCCCGACGCCACCGAAAAGCTGATTGTTAAAGCCGACGAAATCAAAGCCCATGAAACGGCTGCCAAAGCGTCGCCTTCCGAGCTCTCAGCTCTTAGCTCCCAGCTCTCAGCTGCCAGCGCGTGGCGCAATCTCTCCGTCGAGGAGAGATTGAGCCACGCGCTGGTCAAAGGCATCGACACCTTTGTTGAGCAAGACACCGAGGAGTGCCGCCAAAAATATCCACGTCCCCTCGACATCATCGAAGGCCCGCTCATGGACGGCATGCGCGTGGTCGGCGACCTGTTCGGCGCCGGCAAAATGTTTCTCCCCCAAGTCGTGAAAAGCGCCCGCGTGATGAAGCGCTCGGTCGCCTACCTCACGCCCTTCATGGAAGCCGAAAAAGCCCGCGCCGCCGCCGCCGGCGAGGCCACCCGCGCCCAGGGCAAATTCCTCATCGCGACCGTCAAGGGCGACGTTCACGACATCGGCAAAAATATCGTCGGCGTGGTGCTGGCTTGTAACAACTACGAGGTCGTCGATCTCGGCGTGATGGTGTCGTGCGACAAGATTTTGGCCAAAGCCAAGGAGATCGGCGCCGACGTGATCGGCCTGTCCGGCCTGATCACCCCGTCGCTCGACGAGATGGTGCACGTCGCCAAGGAAATGAAACGTCTGGGTTTTACGGTTCCGCTTCTCGTCGGTGGCGCGACCACCTCGCCCGCGCACACCGCGGTCAAAGTCGCCCCCGAATACCCGCACGGCGTTGTGCACGTGCTCGACGCCTCACGTGTGGTCAACGTGGTCAGCTCGCTGCTCTCGCCCACGCAAAAACCCGCCTTCCTCGCCGAGGTCGTCGCCAAGCAGGAAAAGTCGCGCGAGGAATTCGCCGCGCGCCGCAACAAACGCCCGCTACTCTCGCTCGATCAGGCGCGCGCCCGCGCTCCGCAGTTCCACTGGGCGACCACCGACCTGCCCAAACCAGCGTTCCTCGGTACCCAAGTTTACCACGACGCCAGCGTAAAAGAGCTGCTCGAAAAGGAGTTCATCGACTGGGGCCCATTCTTTAGCGCGTGGGAGCTACATGGGCGTTACCCCGAGATCCTCACCGACGAAGTCGTCGGCGAAGAGGCGACCAAGCTGATGGCGGACGCGCAGGAGATGTTCGCGCGCATCATTCGCGAAAACCGCTTTCAGCCCAAGGCAGTCCAGACCTTCTGGTCGGCCAACTCGGTCGGCGACTCCGTCGAGATCTACACCGACGAGACGCGTACCCAGGTTTTGCACACGTTCCACTTCCTGCGCCAGCAGCTGGAAAAGCCCGCCGACCAGTTCAACCACTGCCTCGCCGACTACATTGCGCCCAAGAGCAGCGGACGCGCCGATTACCTCGGCAGTTTTGCTGTCACGGCGGGCGACGGCGTGGAGAAATTCTCCCACGAATTCAAAGCCGCCGGCGACGACTACAACGCGATCATGGTGCAGGCGCTCGGCGACCGCATAGCCGAGGCGATGGCGGAGTTTTTCCACAAAAAGACCCGCGACCTGTGCGGCTACGGCCTCACCGAAAACCTGAGCGCCTACGACATCATCCGCGAAAAGTACCGCAGTATCCGCCCGGCGCCCGGGTATCCAGCCTGCCCCGACCACCGCCACAAGCCGCAGCTCTGGAACCTGGTTCCGGTGGAGAAGGAAATCGGCATCGGCCTGACGGAGAGTTGCGCGATGTATCCGGCGAGCAGCGTGAGCGGGTTTTATTTCAACCACCCGGAGTCGAAGTATTTCGCTGTGGGCAAGCTCGGCCGCGACCAGGTGACCGAGTACGCCGGCCGCAGCGGTTGGACACTCGCCGAGTGCGAAAAATGGCTCGGGCCGTACCTCGACTACGATCCGAGCTGA
- a CDS encoding ISAs1 family transposase: MMPAETNPSNPQGEVISLRHLQVQVLDSPELNARAQGLLEEHHYLGAVKPVGERLLYAVSDAQGTWVAVLVFAAAALHLRGREAWIGWSGEQRRRRLALVVNNVRFLLLPKPAVPNLGSAVLSRVLGRLSADWQSRYEHPVLVVETFVDPERFTGSVYKASGWTELGLTKGNTRKSRDYYEHHAKPKRLFVRELEPRARRALQAGQIKPSLAAVEAKVPVRSTLKAPDLISLAEAFRQVPEYRAYIGAYPLHALLAITAAAYLAGAPRGQRDLAAFARRLSPVQRQALGVIRRRGKYGAPSQPTFSRLFARVQAARIEEVLLAHQRQVRGEPPATEIVVIDGKVPKHSGGQNVVTAVTSPSLFYLGSEVVAEKSNEIPAARALCERLDLVDKLVSLDALHTQADTARAIVLEHGGDYLFTVKGNQPGLQKIVAAQVPDPGAPFLTR, encoded by the coding sequence ATGATGCCGGCCGAAACGAACCCGTCGAACCCCCAAGGGGAGGTGATTTCGCTGCGCCACTTGCAGGTGCAGGTGCTAGACAGCCCCGAGTTAAACGCCCGAGCGCAGGGGCTGCTTGAGGAGCATCACTATCTGGGCGCGGTGAAACCGGTGGGCGAGCGGCTGCTGTACGCGGTGAGCGATGCGCAGGGCACCTGGGTGGCGGTGCTGGTGTTTGCGGCGGCGGCGCTGCACCTGCGCGGCCGGGAGGCGTGGATTGGCTGGAGTGGCGAACAGCGCCGACGCCGATTGGCGCTGGTGGTCAACAACGTGCGGTTCCTGCTGCTGCCCAAGCCGGCGGTGCCCAACTTGGGCTCGGCGGTTTTGAGCCGGGTGCTCGGCCGGCTCAGTGCCGACTGGCAGTCGCGTTACGAGCACCCCGTGCTCGTCGTGGAAACCTTCGTCGACCCCGAGCGTTTTACGGGAAGTGTATACAAGGCATCCGGGTGGACCGAGTTGGGCCTGACCAAGGGCAACACGCGTAAGTCGCGCGATTACTACGAGCACCACGCCAAGCCCAAGCGCTTGTTTGTGCGCGAGCTGGAGCCCCGGGCCCGGAGAGCTCTTCAGGCAGGGCAGATCAAACCCTCGCTGGCTGCGGTGGAGGCGAAAGTTCCGGTGCGAAGTACCCTGAAGGCCCCCGATTTAATCAGCCTGGCGGAGGCCTTCCGGCAAGTGCCTGAATACCGCGCCTACATCGGGGCCTATCCCTTGCACGCGCTGCTGGCGATCACGGCGGCGGCCTATCTGGCCGGAGCACCCCGCGGCCAACGTGACCTGGCCGCTTTCGCCCGCCGGCTCTCCCCGGTCCAACGCCAAGCCCTCGGGGTGATCCGCCGCCGCGGCAAATACGGCGCTCCCAGCCAGCCCACCTTTAGTCGGCTGTTCGCCCGCGTTCAGGCCGCGCGCATCGAGGAGGTTTTACTCGCCCACCAACGCCAGGTGCGAGGCGAGCCTCCCGCCACCGAGATCGTGGTCATCGACGGCAAAGTCCCCAAGCACAGCGGCGGACAAAACGTCGTGACCGCGGTTACCTCGCCGAGCTTGTTTTATCTCGGCAGCGAGGTCGTCGCCGAAAAAAGTAACGAGATTCCCGCCGCCCGCGCCCTGTGTGAGAGACTCGATTTGGTCGATAAACTCGTGAGCCTTGATGCCCTGCATACCCAGGCGGACACCGCGCGGGCGATCGTACTGGAGCATGGCGGCGACTACCTGTTCACCGTCAAAGGCAATCAGCCCGGCTTGCAGAAAATCGTAGCAGCGCAAGTGCCCGATCCGGGCGCCCCTTTTTTGACCCGTTAA
- a CDS encoding class I SAM-dependent methyltransferase, with product MNINIESAAAAPAQTSAALPASATGARSFYERAVLGTFAGMTRGHLHIELPDGTCRTFGSPAPTGQKLPLDIPADATIRVRRAKFFKKCFLHGDIGFAESHIDGDWETPDLTAVIAWFVHNIDQAPTLSGSKSARSFALNLLRFADRIGHLLRPNSQETARRNIREHYDLSNDFFELFLDSSMMYSAAKWTTPDLSLEAAQFEKNDALCRSLRLLPTDHVLEIGSGWGGWALHAARHYGCRVTTITLSQRQLDYARQRIAAAGLAERIEVRFQDYRELSGQFDKIVSIEMMEAIGHAYLPDFCAVIDRVLKPNGLVGLQFITCPDARYDEFRNGVDFIQKHIFPGSLLLSLNRVNEQLSSHGDFVMHGITDLGQDYARTLRLWHETFSRKLTEVRKLGFDERFIRKWSYYLCYCEAAFALRNISVVQTLHTRPNNFAL from the coding sequence ATGAACATCAACATCGAATCCGCCGCCGCCGCCCCCGCTCAAACCTCCGCCGCCCTGCCCGCGTCGGCAACGGGTGCGCGCTCGTTTTATGAGCGCGCGGTGCTCGGCACCTTCGCCGGCATGACGCGCGGCCACCTGCACATCGAGTTACCCGACGGCACCTGCCGCACCTTCGGCTCCCCCGCCCCCACCGGCCAAAAACTCCCGCTCGACATCCCCGCCGACGCCACGATCCGCGTGCGCCGCGCCAAGTTTTTCAAAAAGTGCTTTCTGCACGGCGACATCGGTTTTGCCGAGAGCCACATCGACGGCGACTGGGAAACCCCCGACCTGACGGCAGTCATCGCCTGGTTCGTCCACAACATCGACCAAGCCCCGACGCTCTCCGGCTCGAAAAGCGCGCGCTCGTTTGCGCTCAACCTCCTGCGTTTTGCCGACCGGATTGGCCACCTGCTGCGCCCCAACTCCCAGGAGACCGCCCGACGCAACATCCGCGAGCACTACGACCTGTCCAACGACTTTTTCGAACTCTTCCTCGATTCCTCGATGATGTATTCGGCGGCCAAGTGGACCACGCCGGATCTCTCGCTGGAGGCGGCCCAGTTTGAGAAAAACGACGCGCTGTGCCGCAGCCTGCGCCTGTTGCCCACCGACCATGTTCTCGAAATCGGCTCGGGCTGGGGCGGCTGGGCGCTGCACGCCGCGCGCCATTACGGCTGCCGCGTGACCACGATCACGTTATCGCAACGCCAGCTCGACTACGCCCGCCAGCGCATCGCCGCAGCCGGCCTTGCCGAACGCATCGAGGTGCGTTTCCAGGACTACCGCGAGCTCTCCGGGCAGTTCGATAAAATCGTTTCCATCGAGATGATGGAGGCGATCGGCCACGCCTACCTGCCCGATTTCTGCGCGGTGATCGACCGGGTATTAAAACCCAACGGGCTGGTCGGGTTGCAATTCATCACCTGCCCGGACGCCCGCTACGACGAGTTCCGCAACGGCGTGGACTTTATCCAAAAGCACATTTTCCCCGGCTCGCTGCTGCTGTCGCTCAACCGGGTGAACGAACAGCTTTCGTCCCACGGCGATTTTGTGATGCACGGGATCACCGATCTGGGGCAAGACTACGCCCGCACCCTGCGCCTCTGGCACGAGACCTTTTCGCGCAAACTCACCGAGGTGCGCAAACTCGGCTTCGACGAGCGGTTTATTCGGAAATGGAGCTATTACCTGTGCTACTGCGAGGCCGCCTTCGCCCTGCGCAATATCTCGGTCGTGCAGACCCTCCACACCCGCCCCAACAACTTCGCGCTATGA
- a CDS encoding class I SAM-dependent methyltransferase: MLDTLLEKNLLPDWLLRIGIRRLLAQRIADESPRYNADAYVADLKTRALAEQTAAANEQHYEVPTDFYRYCLGPRFKYSGCLYPTGKETLAEAEELMLAVYAERAQLTDGQDILELGCGWGSLCLYNAQKFPRSRITAISNSRTQKEHIDAEARHRGLTNLTIITCDINRFDIAPASFDRVVSVEMFEHLKNYELLFKNIARWLRPGGLLFTHIFTHHRFSYHFVSTGPSDWMSRYFFTGGQMPAHDLLPRFNADLALVQDWQVNGRHYQQTAEHWLQNMDAHRAEIMPLLAQTYGPEQATKWWAYWRVFYLSCAELWGYRGGEEWLVSHYLFRRS; encoded by the coding sequence ATGCTCGACACCCTCCTTGAAAAAAACCTTCTCCCTGACTGGCTGCTGCGCATTGGCATCCGCCGCCTGCTGGCTCAACGCATCGCCGACGAGTCGCCCCGCTACAACGCCGATGCCTACGTCGCCGACCTGAAAACCCGCGCCTTGGCCGAGCAAACCGCCGCCGCCAATGAGCAACACTACGAGGTACCCACCGACTTCTACCGCTACTGCCTGGGCCCGCGTTTCAAGTACTCCGGTTGCCTTTACCCGACCGGCAAGGAGACACTTGCCGAAGCCGAGGAGCTCATGCTCGCCGTTTACGCCGAACGCGCCCAACTCACCGACGGCCAAGACATCCTCGAACTCGGCTGTGGCTGGGGTTCGCTTTGCCTCTACAACGCGCAAAAATTTCCCCGCTCGCGCATCACCGCGATCTCCAATTCGCGCACCCAAAAGGAGCACATCGACGCCGAGGCGCGCCACCGCGGGCTGACCAACCTCACGATCATCACCTGCGATATTAACCGCTTCGATATCGCCCCCGCGTCGTTCGACCGCGTGGTGTCGGTGGAGATGTTCGAGCACCTCAAAAATTACGAGCTGCTCTTTAAAAACATCGCGCGGTGGTTGCGCCCCGGCGGACTGCTTTTCACCCACATTTTCACCCACCACCGCTTCAGTTACCACTTTGTGTCCACGGGTCCGAGCGATTGGATGAGCCGCTACTTTTTCACTGGCGGACAAATGCCCGCCCACGACCTGCTGCCGCGCTTCAACGCCGACCTGGCGCTGGTGCAAGACTGGCAGGTCAACGGCCGCCACTACCAGCAAACCGCCGAGCACTGGCTGCAAAACATGGACGCCCACCGCGCCGAGATCATGCCGCTTTTGGCGCAAACCTACGGGCCCGAGCAAGCGACCAAGTGGTGGGCGTACTGGCGCGTGTTTTACCTGAGTTGCGCAGAACTCTGGGGCTACCGGGGCGGCGAGGAATGGCTGGTGAGCCACTATTTATTTCGCAGGTCCTGA
- a CDS encoding DMT family transporter, which yields MLLPTRPAPRAHSTSLLMMLGSTVCFIANVLLIRALGHMGNASVWVVTSARFVIGLAIVTTVYRREFQPKNLFSHGKLIERGLLGGLCTLGFYYTIPLLGAGRATFINNTYVIWGGLFAVLALRERLRPILLLGAAVTLLGLGLLTNPFAGTTDGTGGYELIALLNAFGAAWIVVTIRQLHAREHSSTIFAAQCVYGLLLCLGPALANLTVISPAAWAIIIVASVFASAGQLLMTQAFRDLSVAEGSLMQMLVPLGIALGGAVFFQEHFTALELCGGALILAGTAVTALRKS from the coding sequence ATGTTACTGCCTACTAGGCCAGCGCCCCGCGCCCATTCCACCAGCCTGCTTATGATGCTGGGATCGACCGTGTGCTTTATCGCCAACGTGCTGCTGATCCGCGCGCTCGGGCACATGGGCAACGCAAGTGTGTGGGTGGTCACCTCGGCCCGCTTCGTCATCGGGCTGGCGATCGTGACGACGGTTTACCGCCGCGAGTTTCAGCCCAAGAACCTCTTTAGCCACGGCAAACTGATCGAGCGCGGCCTGCTCGGAGGCCTGTGCACCCTTGGGTTTTATTACACGATTCCGCTGCTGGGCGCGGGGCGCGCCACGTTTATCAACAACACCTACGTGATTTGGGGCGGGCTGTTCGCGGTGTTGGCGCTGCGCGAACGCCTGCGGCCCATTCTTCTTCTTGGCGCGGCCGTCACCCTGCTCGGACTCGGGCTGCTCACCAATCCCTTTGCCGGCACGACAGATGGCACGGGGGGTTATGAACTGATTGCGCTGCTCAATGCCTTTGGCGCGGCATGGATCGTCGTCACCATTCGCCAACTGCACGCGCGCGAACACAGCTCGACGATCTTCGCCGCCCAATGTGTTTACGGCCTGCTCCTGTGTCTGGGCCCCGCCCTCGCCAATCTCACGGTCATCAGCCCGGCGGCGTGGGCTATAATTATTGTGGCGAGCGTGTTCGCCAGCGCCGGCCAACTCCTGATGACCCAGGCCTTCCGCGACCTCTCGGTGGCCGAAGGATCCCTCATGCAAATGCTCGTGCCGCTGGGCATCGCACTGGGTGGAGCTGTGTTTTTCCAGGAGCACTTCACCGCGCTGGAACTCTGTGGCGGTGCGCTCATCCTAGCCGGCACCGCCGTGACTGCGTTGCGTAAATCCTGA
- a CDS encoding DUF1365 domain-containing protein, whose product MNSRIYECRVLHARFVPKPHRFAYRLFMLAVDLDELPALHRRLRLFSVNRANFYSFRENDFLPTSEPLFNPSHSACATSPTANLPPSLGVASPALTVAPLKARVLAFFASHGVDLGPGGRVVLVALPRVLGYSFNPVSFYYGYDASGSCLGAIAEVTNTFREMKPYFVGSEASPGEFRLRTPKFFYVSPFSDVDVAFDFHLSAPTEKLAVQIDDYVGTQRTLTSSLHGPSSPLTDARLAWFTLKYPLLTLRIIGLIHWHALRLFLKKIPWFPKSARPDDQRDLYHPHASLTHDDSASPDRHPNA is encoded by the coding sequence ATGAACTCGCGGATCTACGAATGCCGGGTCTTGCACGCGCGCTTTGTGCCGAAGCCCCACCGCTTCGCCTACCGCCTGTTCATGCTCGCCGTGGACCTCGACGAACTGCCCGCACTCCACCGCCGCCTGCGCCTTTTTTCTGTCAACCGCGCCAACTTTTACTCTTTCAGGGAAAACGACTTCCTCCCCACTTCGGAACCGCTCTTTAACCCGTCGCATTCCGCCTGCGCCACCTCACCGACTGCCAACCTTCCTCCGTCATTGGGCGTCGCCAGCCCCGCCCTCACCGTTGCCCCGCTCAAGGCCCGTGTGCTCGCCTTTTTTGCCTCCCACGGTGTCGATCTCGGGCCGGGCGGGCGCGTCGTGCTCGTGGCGCTGCCCCGCGTTCTCGGCTACTCGTTTAACCCCGTTTCATTTTACTACGGCTATGACGCCTCCGGCTCCTGCCTCGGGGCTATCGCCGAGGTCACCAACACCTTCCGCGAAATGAAACCGTACTTCGTGGGCTCTGAAGCTAGCCCAGGGGAGTTCCGCCTGCGCACCCCGAAGTTCTTTTACGTTTCGCCCTTCTCAGACGTGGATGTTGCCTTCGATTTCCACCTGAGCGCCCCCACGGAAAAACTCGCCGTCCAAATCGACGACTATGTCGGCACCCAACGCACCCTCACCAGCTCGCTTCACGGCCCTTCCAGCCCGCTCACCGACGCCCGCCTCGCCTGGTTCACCCTCAAATACCCGCTCCTCACCCTGCGTATTATCGGTCTGATCCACTGGCACGCCCTGCGCCTGTTTCTAAAAAAAATCCCCTGGTTCCCCAAAAGCGCCCGCCCGGACGACCAACGTGACCTGTACCACCCGCACGCCTCTTTGACCCACGACGACAGCGCATCGCCTGACCGCCATCCGAACGCATGA
- a CDS encoding DUF1295 domain-containing protein, whose translation MTILPSLLIATTALCGLFAATFKFARRVDNYGIVDVVWAYAFGLLAAFYATTGAGWGPRRGLMAALVGIWSVRLGTHLYHRVRSHHPVEDARYQTMRVLWSADFGRKMGIFFQQQAVSVVILGLPFLLIARNAAPGLHPLEIAGAALWLVALVGESLADAQLAAFKQNPANAGQVCAVGLWAHSRHPNYFFEWCVWLGFFVFACASPWGWTSVICPLGILYLLLYVTGVPMAEAQSLKSRGDAYRAYQQRVSAFIPWFTKKS comes from the coding sequence ATGACCATCCTCCCCAGCCTCCTGATCGCCACGACCGCCCTTTGCGGGTTGTTTGCGGCCACGTTTAAGTTCGCCCGTCGCGTGGACAACTACGGGATCGTCGACGTCGTCTGGGCCTACGCGTTTGGCCTGCTCGCCGCTTTCTACGCCACCACCGGCGCCGGCTGGGGGCCTCGTCGGGGGCTCATGGCCGCGCTGGTCGGCATTTGGAGCGTTCGGCTCGGCACGCACCTCTACCACCGGGTGCGCAGCCACCACCCCGTCGAGGACGCCCGCTATCAAACGATGCGCGTGCTGTGGTCGGCCGACTTCGGGCGCAAGATGGGCATCTTTTTTCAACAGCAGGCCGTCTCGGTCGTTATCCTAGGCCTGCCGTTCCTGCTCATCGCGCGCAACGCGGCCCCGGGGTTGCACCCGTTGGAAATCGCCGGCGCGGCCCTGTGGCTGGTCGCGCTTGTTGGCGAATCGCTGGCCGACGCCCAACTTGCCGCGTTTAAACAAAATCCCGCCAACGCCGGCCAGGTGTGCGCGGTGGGCCTGTGGGCGCACAGCCGCCACCCCAACTACTTTTTCGAGTGGTGCGTGTGGCTGGGCTTTTTTGTATTCGCCTGCGCCTCGCCCTGGGGCTGGACCAGCGTGATCTGCCCGCTCGGTATACTGTATCTGCTGCTCTACGTGACCGGCGTGCCGATGGCCGAGGCCCAATCGTTAAAATCCCGAGGCGACGCCTACCGCGCCTATCAACAGCGCGTGTCAGCGTTCATTCCTTGGTTTACCAAAAAGAGTTAA
- a CDS encoding DUF2062 domain-containing protein, translating to MTDSPPPRSFWKRRLGDPVLALLSQGVTPDKIAATLAVGTAVSLLPFFGVTTLANILVGLKLRMNQPLLQALNYLITPVHLVMIFVYVRIGETLWGVHEAPFSIRELFSTFTEKPIGEFLQRFGWTGIHAFTAWALSVPVIIGVLYYTLRPLMRKLGSLRRPKHT from the coding sequence ATGACCGATTCCCCGCCCCCCCGCTCGTTCTGGAAACGCCGCCTCGGCGACCCGGTCCTCGCTCTGCTCTCGCAAGGGGTCACTCCCGACAAAATCGCCGCCACCCTCGCCGTCGGCACCGCCGTTTCCCTGCTCCCGTTTTTCGGCGTGACCACTCTGGCCAACATCCTTGTTGGCCTAAAACTACGGATGAACCAGCCGCTCCTCCAAGCGCTCAACTACCTGATCACGCCCGTCCACCTGGTCATGATCTTTGTCTACGTGCGTATCGGCGAAACCCTCTGGGGCGTGCACGAAGCGCCCTTCAGTATCCGCGAACTGTTCAGCACGTTTACCGAAAAACCCATCGGCGAATTCCTTCAACGCTTTGGCTGGACCGGCATCCACGCCTTCACCGCCTGGGCGCTGAGCGTGCCGGTGATTATCGGGGTCCTGTATTACACGCTGCGCCCGCTCATGCGAAAACTCGGCAGCCTGCGCCGGCCCAAGCACACCTGA
- a CDS encoding DUF1475 family protein, whose protein sequence is MLLFLRLLFCGIIVSMLAVTGWASSQCAIFAIPRDVFTHPWFIATLFDAYWAFITFFVWVAWKERSTAARVLWFVAIILWGNLAMATYVLVELFRIQRSAQLGEVFATRNPGKIALPATLTLAGVAVYLLGAKTLFA, encoded by the coding sequence ATGCTCCTCTTCCTTCGTCTGCTCTTTTGTGGAATCATCGTCAGCATGCTGGCCGTGACCGGCTGGGCTAGCTCGCAGTGCGCGATCTTCGCCATCCCGCGCGATGTGTTCACCCACCCGTGGTTCATCGCCACGCTCTTCGACGCCTATTGGGCGTTCATCACGTTCTTTGTCTGGGTCGCGTGGAAAGAGCGTTCCACCGCAGCCCGCGTCCTGTGGTTTGTCGCCATCATCCTCTGGGGAAACCTGGCCATGGCGACCTACGTCCTCGTCGAACTTTTCCGCATCCAGCGCAGCGCCCAACTCGGCGAGGTGTTCGCCACCCGCAATCCCGGTAAAATCGCCCTGCCTGCCACCCTCACCCTCGCCGGTGTCGCCGTCTACCTGCTCGGCGCGAAGACCCTCTTCGCGTGA